Proteins encoded together in one Impatiens glandulifera chromosome 1, dImpGla2.1, whole genome shotgun sequence window:
- the LOC124931319 gene encoding zinc finger CCCH domain-containing protein ZFN-like yields MGFLDGDDFWFIGQNVTDFVNNVDSEWVWLRVYHNGSISNPPLGELENDIRKLEVDQQNGSLVSYPNLLGEPDNIHYLRTRQCGYRSNCRFNHPSYVGREEPMEENFPKEFGNLIVCIKTGTCKYESSCKYHHLADRNGVGQVLYSTGAFLFDRKKSSSVVQLSSPPYALGPPLQGFQNYGFVIVSSQSIISSNGWNTYLGCLVPALGLDLSYYKM; encoded by the exons ATGGGGTTCTTGGATGGAGATGATTTTTGGTTCA TTGGTCAAAATGTCACTGATTTTGTTAATAATGTTGATAGTGAATGGGTTTGGTTAAGGGTATATCACAATGGTAGCATTTCCAATCCGCCACTCGGAGAACTTGAGAATGATATAAGGAAGTTGGAAGTTGATCAGCAGAATGGTAGCTTGGTTTCTTATCCTAATCTCCTCGGTGAACCGGACAACATACACTATTTAAGGACTAGACAATGTGGTTACAGAAGCAATTGTAGGTTTAATCACCCTTCTTATGTGGGACGGGAGGAACCTATGGAGGAGAATTTCCCGAAAGAGTTTGGCAACTTGATTGTGTGCATTAAGACAGGGACTTGCAAATATGAATCATCCTGTAAATATCATCATCTGGCAGATAGAAATGGTGTTGGACAAGTTTTGTACAGTACTGGGGCCTTCCTTTTTGATAGGAAAAAAA GCTCGTCAGTCGTGCAATTGTCTAGTCCTCCATATGCTCTTGGACCACCCCTGCAGGGGTTTCAAAACTATGGATTTGTTATTGTATCATCTCAAAGCATTATATCTTCAAATGGATGGAATACTTATCTGGGGTGTCTTGTGCCTGCTTTGGGATTAGATCTCAGTTATTACAAAATGTAG